The genomic interval AGTTGGACACGAGTTGCTGTGTACAGTAATGTTCTTGATGGCAGGGTTCATGCATCAAGCCATCAACCCAAAATGAAAGTAAGCTCATGCATCTCTCCGTTGGCGTCGACAGTATCCAAATCAAATCACCAGTAGATATATGCAATATATGCAATGCAATGGACGCGTGTTGGAGTATGGTTTAGGTCAAATCCAGCAGTGCGGATATAGTAACCGGCCTTATATGTTCGGTTGCTAGTGCACCGGCCATTTATGTACTGCAAACGCGACAAACCTGATCAGCATCAGATCAACTGTTCAGCTATAGTTTCAACAACCGAACACGGATTAAATTCTCAAAGGGGTCTAGTTAGAACAAGATACAGAGGAAGGATCCCATGGCTTGAAATATATTTGTCAATGCGACGTGTATGTATGCAGTACTGCAGAGCCAGCACCGTCGTAAAGCTCGGGGTGACTAGTAACATTTTCTGGTGACCGACTAATTTTATACGCATCGACAGTTAACGGCAATGGAAACGATAGCGGCGGAGCTCAGGCGGCCATATAATCTACCCGGGAGCTATCTCCGCCGCTATATGTATTCTTCTCTATAAAGAAATGATTCTTGTGGGTTTTTTACTATGGTGTAAGAAATTTTTGACAGAGTATCGTTTTCATGAGGATGGTAATGATTCTGATTTagttgtatataaaatttaatgTTTCTAATTTCGATCAATTTCATATAATTGAATTaccaaatataaaaaagttctAACCAATCAAGAACCGTTTTCGTAATTATCATTTCCGACATTTCCATACCATACTCACAGGATAGATCCTGATCCTGCTAGCTAGGAGTAGAAGATGAAGAGAAAGACAGAAACAGGCCCGAACAACCAATTAAAACCACTCCATAATTAAATTAAGTAGTAAGCTGGAGTACAATCCATCCATTGATCACCATGTTGAGAGACTATTGCCCAGGTAAGCCAATACGGCAATACCACAGCCACACGAGCGCGCGGCGCTCCTAACGATTGTCCGGTGAAGAAATTAACTCTCTTCTGCCATTCCGTATTTTCCGTTGCTTCTCGTTGCACGCACGCGTCACACGAGCACGGCTACCTAGCCTGCCACGACCGTACATTGGCACATGGATTACGTGCCGCTTCATCCACTGGCCTCCAGACCTCCACGTCGTctcgctcgatcgatctcctctcttctccgcTCTCCTTGAACCTTCTTTCTTCCATGATGAGTACGAGTACGGCGCCCAGTGTGAAATGCCCCCCACAAACTGCGTGAGAatttactatttgccactctaTCAAACTGGGGAGAATTTAGGACCTGATCACTTTTAtgacattttcaaccatactattttCTTTAAAGTTATCAAAGAAAATAtatacgtttagtttgttgctaaatttaatcaatataataataaatcctaccaaaattttaacaatataTTACCATCTTGCTAAaacttgataaggtttattttggctacaatctaaataGACCCTTACTATTTGCTACTCTATAGGTCCGGTGGTATTTAGGAATAAAAATTTAGAGCAATGGGTATTTTGGTACAGTGGCAAATAGTAaattcgcccccccccccccccccccccccccccccctctccaaCACCACAAACTGCACGACCAGcaacacgcacgcacgcaatcTAGCGATCTCCCCAACTAACCCCATTAACTGATCACCCGTCGACTGATCCATCCAAAGATTGTACCACCATTAATCACCCTTcatcattaattaattttcctcGACAAAAATGTTACTCAATCCATCCAATTCTAAGCGAGTAACTTTTTActatctaattttaaatttacgAGTTTCCGTGTCGAATTTTAATCGTATATCTTATTTTAAACTTTTTAtggttagtatttttattattattagatgataaaatataaataattatattttaaattttttaaataaaataaatgattaaaattgaacataaaaacatattattaTACTTAgaatgagacggatggagtaattatGTTTCTTCACTAATTAAGCTGACCCATCGCCAGTGCTCACACCCACTCTCCTAGCCTAGCTAGTATCTATATATAGACGCATATAACCACACGCAAGAAGCATCCATTCCGATattccatcgatcgatcacgtCGCAAACACACACAGTACACACGCAAGCTACCTAGCGatagcaatggcggcggcggcggcggcgagatggtgggtggcggcggtggtggtggcggtggcggcgatggcgggggcGGCGAAGGGGGACTTCGCGGCGGACAAGGCGGAGTGCGCGGACAAGCTGATGGCGCTGGCGACGTGCCTGACGTACGTGGaggagaaggcgacggcgagggcgccgaCGAGGGATTGCTGCGCCGGGCTTGGGCAGGTGGTCGCCGGCAGCAAGAAGTGCCTGTGCGTGCTCGTCAAGGACCGCGACGAGCCGGCGCTGGGCTTCCGCATCAACGTCACCCGCGCCATGGACCTCCCCTCCGGCTgctccatcgccgccaccttctccgACTGCCCAAGTACATCACATTTTACACTTTATTTAATCATCATCAATTGATTGATTTATTAATTAGTTAACTAACACCGCCTTAATTAGTTTGTTAGCTAGTTTGGTTGATGCCATGCCGGCCGCTTTGTTTGCTTACTATCCGTCTTAGACAAAATTTAAATGGTTTTTAATCGTATTCTATTTTCTAGCCTTGCCTTTGAAACGGCTAACGATGCAGATATTTGAAGGGAAGGATATcccaaaaacattttttaagagaaaattatgGGCGtgttaaaaattaaacataagaCATCGGATTAAAATCACTATCCCTTACCACTTCACTATTTAGAAATTTCTTTTACTTATAAAATATTGTGATTGCTCTGTCTATTTTTTTACTACTTATCGTCGGCTGTAGTTCAACTTCATAGCTTTGCATTGCATGGACGTGCTCAATCAAGTTTGCTTCGTGCATGCTGCAAATTAAtcggtttaattttttttaaaacaatggATAGATATCCGGTTTCTATATCCACAAGCGAACATATACAACCAAAATGGGTATGGATGGTATAATTTAGTTTTGGATGTTGTTCCTGTACAGTAGGAGTACAACTACATCGATCTCGATCTGGCGAATTGAATGAAACACTAACCTGGAGTGGTGCTGGACCATGCTTGCTTGTTAGAACTGTACACTACTATGATTAGCTTTTTGTCGTGCTTGCACACCGTACAGTAACACGTACGTTAATTGCACGGTGCAAGCAGGGTCCGGTCGATCGACCAAATAATTAAGTACTTTCTAGAGCAATTTGCTACAGAAATCAGACCACCTCTGCTTCAGGAATCAATACTTTCTTCATTTGATATCATCATTGCCATGCCTTTTTTGCTTCTGTTGATCTGTTCGTGATTAATTCGTCGGTAATTAGCTTGACTGAACTAACTGCTTGTTACTAATTTGGATTGATGGCCATGTATATATGCAGAGATGCTGAACATGTCGCCTGACTCCAAGGAGGCAGAGATCTTCAAGCAGTACGCGAGGGAGCACGAGTCCAACAACGCCACCAAGCCTGctcctgctgccgctgctgctgccaccgGTAATAATCATTAATCAATCTCTGATCGATCAAACAATAATCCTCTTAATTACACTACCAAGAAGAAATAATAGTAATCAGATGACAGATAATGCATCTGTCTAAATCTTGAGTTAATTAATCAGTAGTACTATAAATAATAATGATGCtaaatcgagagagagagagagaattctGAGCTTTCTGCCTGCATGTGCGAGCTAACGACATGTAGCACGGTGAAGTGCCATGCCGTGCATGATAGCAAGAGTTATGTCGAGAAAGCTACAGCAAACGCTACACTAGCTGCTGCATTGAAGCTTCGATGTAGAAAGCGTAGTGCCATGAGAAATCAATGCCACACTCCTCCGTAGTAACCGCCACGCATGGCCAACCCGTCCATCCAACCGAAACTGCTgcctgtactgtactgtacgcTGGAGACTGTACCCAAAACTTGCAGCAGCAGTAGACCAGAAGTCCAGAATACCGGACCATGCAGCTGCAGCATGTTTGGCTTCATGACTAAAAACGTGGAGAACGTCCCTACTTTTTTACGCACACATTTGCCatactactaaacggtgtgttttttctaataacaatatataaaatgttttaaaaaattatattaattattttttaagtttaaaataattaatatccaatcaatcatacgttaattgTTCATTTCATTTTATATGTCTTTTCAATCTTATATTGGACAGCTTAGGACTTCTTAGGAACATATGAATTTCACAGGAACTGTTCATTTCCTCCTAAAGTTTCTTAAGATGAATTCCTCCATTTCGTTTTACTAATCTGAAAGACTGGTAATTGCATTCGCTGATCCTCTTACGTGTTTGTGCGATGTTTGTTGCAGGTAGCGCTggcaaggcgacggcggcgaccggcgacgccggcgtggggcggcggcaACGCAGCTCGCTCGCCGCGCGtgccgtggccgcggcggtgctcgccgccgtatTCGGCCTCACCGTCGCCTGACCCAACCCCCGGGGGAAGATTTGACGGATCAGCaagagacggaggaggagggggggataGATCGATCCGACCGTACGTCTTGCTTTGAGATCCGTGCTGACGAGTGACGACCGTGCACCACAACCGCCGGCAAGGCCAGGACGACCCCGGTGTTGGAGGGCTTTCCTTTCCAGGCTGGGGGCTCTTTAAATGTGACCAAGCAGAGATTATTATTGATTGTTTGTTTAGTTGCCTGTCTCATCTTATATTTAATCGATGCTGGAAGCTTAGCTTGGCGTCGACCGTCGAGTTTGTACTGtcagtttcattttttttaaagaacttttGTCAGTTTGTCGTGGGTTATGTTCAAGAGATTGGAAGGGTGTGTAATAGAAGTTGATCGTGTGTCCTTTTTGAGAACTTCTCTTTGATGGTAACATGTTAAGCGTTTTAAGAAATTCTAGTAGCGTTTGAAACAGACTATTCGTTAAGGGCTTGACCATTTTCaatcttatcattttttttaaagttaaaaaaaatgctacatttagtttgttgctaaattttagtaagtacatatgaaatcttgctaaaatttgacaatcttatcaaattttgataaccttaccaaaatttgacaatgccaaaacttggtaaggttgaaaatgatagcaaagtgaacaagcgCTAAATTATTATCATAGATTGACTacttaattatataaatgaattaAACATTTTAGAAACAAACTTAACAAATACTACCTTTAAACAAATGAGCCTAAGTAATTCAATGAAAGAAATGTTTTTGTTAAAGAAGCCACATTTTCAGAGGCGTGTGGAGCAAATAATTCACATCAACAATACGattaaaaagagagaaaaaaaatagatgctGGAGGGATAAACTCTTCAGCATATGTGAGAAACTGAGAAACCATGAGTTGGTGTGCTCAGGCGAGCATGGAGCGAAGAACAGTCGTTTTTTCCTCAAACGTTTTTCGTGTTTACGTTttccaaactgttaaatgatattttttttcaaaaaaatctatagaaaagttattttaaaatatcacaATAATCCATTTTtctattaatacttaattaactatATGCTAATGAGTCGTTCTGTTTTACGTGTTTGGGAGATGAGTTCCCAACTCATTGAGAAGAACACAGCCGAAGTCAGGCCAAAGTTTTGGATAATGATGGCCGTCGGATGaccgggcggcgggaggaaaaATCAGtcgctcccccctcccccacccctgCGCACGCTGATGTCGCTGGCCCCACCACAATACCTGT from Oryza glaberrima chromosome 3, OglaRS2, whole genome shotgun sequence carries:
- the LOC127766728 gene encoding non-specific lipid transfer protein GPI-anchored 14-like, whose protein sequence is MAAAAAARWWVAAVVVAVAAMAGAAKGDFAADKAECADKLMALATCLTYVEEKATARAPTRDCCAGLGQVVAGSKKCLCVLVKDRDEPALGFRINVTRAMDLPSGCSIAATFSDCPKMLNMSPDSKEAEIFKQYAREHESNNATKPAPAAAAAATGSAGKATAATGDAGVGRRQRSSLAARAVAAAVLAAVFGLTVA